One genomic region from Drosophila busckii strain San Diego stock center, stock number 13000-0081.31 chromosome 3R, ASM1175060v1, whole genome shotgun sequence encodes:
- the LOC108601573 gene encoding prolyl 4-hydroxylase subunit alpha-3 — protein MLNLAPNEKIERTYGQTKSLTDTQQSRLTCTYNSTVSAYAKLAPFKMEQLSLEPYIAPYHGFATRREMDLLKALAKAELTPAKIYDGKKLYIDKERTATLSWLTHKHDLVLQLFKRLELITGICQYGGPLQVSNYGIGGYFHEHLDFFDEM, from the exons atgctcAACTTGGCACCAAATGAGAAAATTGAACGCACGTATGGACAGACGAAGTCCTTAACTGATACGCAACAATCACGCTTGACCTGTACCTATAACAGCACTGTATCTGCTTATGCCAAGTTAGCGCCGTTTAAGATGGAGCAACTCAGTCTGGAGCCATATATAGCGCCTTATCATGGCTTTGCAACTAGACGTGAGATGGACTTGCTTAAAGCCTTAGCTAAAGCTGAATTGACACCAGCCAAAATATATGATGGAAAAAAGCTGTATATTGATAAAGAACGTACCGCTACTTTATCTTGGTTAACACATAAGCATGATCTagtgttgcaattgtttaagcgCTTGGAGCTCATAACTGGCATCTGTCAATATGGAGGGCCACTGCAAGTTAGCAATTATGGCATTGGCGGTTACTTTCATGAGCATCTAGACTTCTTTGATGAG atgtAA
- the LOC108602282 gene encoding prolyl 4-hydroxylase subunit alpha-3, with protein MFSCWYLLLIVASVNCKGNKIKDLKVINEKIVEHITSYADELQQKCDAINDALDEYSEEIKAVDGNAEQFLSNPLYGFKLIRQMHKDVPAWLEYLEAPVGDKHLIALQELMEDVNLNSVFKLASKEIYAIFKFYNFKPNDYLPPRYELRLSAADCYYVGVQLYEAEAYHDAAEWLMAAASEYSSIPAREMLTVPAWRVLEMQSKVFIHLNKWEEAKAAIDLAIDQSPMTMALFLQRDQLAVHPNRRNKKPVPAPAYKPTNLQLQCQGHLKPNQELICENMKSSTSFLELAPLRLEEILMSPYVLLYHDVIYEDEIEDIRVAFVLCKDKLDLPEGMRGCLIPDNHSASTKKVAVRTLDMTGLDTHVPGLYVIEYGPRELFKIIETLKAKDMAKDVEASVIIFMNDVAAGGAYTNSEGDFSVIPHRGDALVTFNEGDFEQYVCPNLLGTGFVIVKFVATEE; from the exons ATGTTTAGCTGCTGGTACCTGTTGCTAATTGTGGCATCTGTTAACTGCaaaggcaataaaattaaagactTGAAAGTTATAAATGAAAAGATAGTTGAGCATATAACAAGCTATGCCGATGAGTTGCAGCAAAAATGTGATGCCATCAATGA TGCATTGGATGAGTACAGCGAAGAGATAAAAGCGGTGGATGGCAATGCCGAACAATTCTTATCGAATCCTTTATACGGCTTTAAGCTAATACGTCAAATGCACAAGGACGTGCCAGCTTGGCTGGAGTATCTGGAAGCCCCAGTTGGCGACAAACATTTGATTGCGCTACAGGAACTTATGGAAGACGTAAACCTTAATAGTGTTTTCAAATTGGcatcaaaagaaatatatgCCATTTTCAAATTCTACAACTTTAAACCCAACGACTATTTGCCGCCTAGATATGAATTGAG GCTTTCAGCTGCGGATTGCTACTATGTGGGTGTGCAGCTATACGAGGCCGAAGCATACCACGATGCAGCCGAATGGCTTATGGCGGCGGCTTCGGAATACAGCTCAATTCCTGCCAGAGAAATGTTGACCGTGCCAGCTTGGCGCGTACTCGAAATGCAGTCGAAAGTATTCATCCATCTAA ATAAGTGGGAGGAAGCCAAGGCAGCGATTGATCTGGCTATTGATCAATCTCCAATGACCATGGCTCTTTTTCTACAGCGCGATCAGTTGGCTGTGCATCCGAatagaagaaataaaaagccTGTTCCAGCGCCGGCTTACAAACCCACCAATCTGCAATTACAGTGTCAAGGCCACTTAAAGCCTAATCAAGAATTGATCTGTGAGAACATGAAGTCATCGACATCCTTCCTGGAGTTAGCGCCCTTACGTTTAGAGGAAATACTGATGAGTCCATATGTGTTACTCTATCATGATGTTATATATGAGGATGAGATTGAGGACATTAGGGTCGCCTTTGTCTTATGCAAGGACAAGTTAGATTTACCCGAGGGCATGCGTGGATGTCTCATTCCGGATAACCATAGTGCGTCAACTAAGAAAGTAGCAGTGCGGACATTGGACATGACTGGACTCGACACGCATGTTCCCGGTCTATATGTCATAGAGTATGGTCCACGTGAACTATTCAAGATAATTGAAACCTTAAAG GCTAAGGATATGGCTAAAGATGTAGAGGCTTCggttattatattt ATGAATGACGTTGCCGCGGGTGGTGCCTATACAAATAGTGAAGGTGATTTCTCTGTCATACCGCATCGAGGCGATGCTTTGGTCACATTTAACGAAGGTGACTTTGAACAGTATGTGTGCCCCAACTTATTGGGCACAGGCTTTG TAATAGTGAAATTTGTAGCTACTGAGGAATAG